The Gorilla gorilla gorilla isolate KB3781 chromosome 11, NHGRI_mGorGor1-v2.1_pri, whole genome shotgun sequence genome contains the following window.
AGCCATGTGGTGGAAGGGTGCTCTTGGCCCATGTATGGGATAAGCATCTCCAGATCTGTGACATATTTGTAAAAGTTAAGGAGATAAGGGACAGGGAGCAGGAGAAATTTAAGCGGCTTGGAAAGAGTTGTTTAAtcctaaaataacaaaattagttaATGTTTTCCAGTGCCAGAGGATGACATTAAAATGTTCATCGTTCATCTGTAAAGGTCTTTTACATTAGGACTTAATAAATATAATGTTGTCTTAGGTAGCTAAGCTCATTTTGCTGTAAGAAAATTAGAGAGTGGTTTAAATTAGAgaaattttctcacaattcttggGCTAAACATTCAAAATCAAGATAGTAGCATGGTCGGTTTCTGATGAGGGCTGTCTACTTGGCTTGTAGACTGATTAGACTGATGCTTTCTCTCTGTTCTCATAcggcatgtgtgtgcgtgtgcacacacgcgcgtgcacacacacacagagacatgaagagacagagagaagagaggggagagagagagagagagagagagagagaactctgcTGTCTCTTCTTATAATCAATCACATCATGAGGGtcctaccctcatgacctcatccaagcctaattatctcccaaaggatCTATCTCCAGATACCATCACTTTggaagttagggcttcaacagatgaatttttTTTGGAAGAATGGGAACCCAATTCAGTCAATAGCAACTGTCAACTCTGATAATCTCACAGGCACCATAAGAGCCATATGTTATATTTTGTTTCCCTTGTCATACAACATCTATACTTGGTTTGTCATTGAAATTGTTCATAAATGGATTGTCCAGATTCCTTCTCAATTAGTAGTTGTTCTACTTAATTCTAAGTATGCTGCATTCTGCAATAGAAACTTCTGTTTCTTAAATCATTTCctagatatagagatatagaggggctttatttcattttttctgtttcttttggcaAATGAAATGGCATTTGCTCACAATTGGAGTAAATCCAGACATAGCTCTCTTCCATTCCAAAGGCCACCTTCTCATCTGTGTGGGAAAGAGAGAAGTTGTCGCCAGTGTTGTTCATCAACCATTGCTTCTCTGAATGCCGTGCCATGCCCAGATCTGCCACTGAAAGCCTCGCTACCTGAGAATCCCACACTGTAGCCTCCCATAAATGCAGTGCTGTTACCTAGGCATAGGCTCAGCAGATGCTTAAGTTCTTACCCTGTTATTTCTCTCCATAGTCTATGTTGGAGTATCAGACTTCAGTGAAGGGTCAAAGATAATGAAAGCAAATTATAATTTAAGagggtgaaaatgaaaatataattctaaatatGATTATTTCCGTATGATGAAATTACCCATCTCAGGGACACACACTAATTTCTAGCCTTAGGTTAACCCTCCCTTCATAGAGCATCTCTGTCTTCAGTCCTCTGCCCTCAAAGAATTCCCTCAAccccagtccattcaattcctatAACTCAATATTTGTAGAAAATAATTTCCCAGAGCCTGCACTTGGTCTACAGTCATTTCTTGCTGTTGAGGGTGGCAGGAAACAAGTTCCAGAAGAATAGTCTGGATGAGCTTTGGTTCTTCCAAGTCCTGACCAAAACTTTGTCAACCTTGTTCACTGATTTACAGTTTTACATTTGGGGCTCAGACTTTTGTGTATAATCTGATGACTtactaaaattatatgaaaattaatgtaCTCAGATTTCAAAACCAGTAAAATATATGCCAAGTTAGGTGGTACAATTATTGGTTGCTTTAGGTCCGTCCTAAAAAGATTGACTGCATAGTTTTCACCCCATTTTGTCTCTAGGCTTTTCACTTTGGGCATTAAAAGACTTTACTGCTACAGCCTCCCCCTGGAAAATAACATCTAGTTCTACCCAGTATGGGTTAATGGAAATTCTACAAAGATTATGAACCTTCCCCTCAAAAAGCTGTTTGATTGTAGTGAGTAAAACCATCATCATAGGCACATtggaacaaaatatttgaaacaggGGTGATCTAGAAAGGTGAAATACATAGTCACTGCTTGAATATTTGATTGGTTCCCTGTTGCTGAAGTCTCAGTTGATGGGTGGAACAGCCATCTAGCTTATCCTGAAGCACTTTCAGCTCCTTTACCATGTTTTAGTAAAACTCTTGTATATAAATTaggccagttaaaaaaaaaaaaggaaaactcaggTGTTTCTCGATTTGTGCCTTGAGACCCTTCTCTTTAGCTTGTTAGCTCCTCACAGTCTTACAACTCTAAGTTGTACTGTCAACTCACTATATGCTACTATCTTCTGTAAGCAACCACATTCTGCTACATTGCATAATAAAGATGATCACTGTAATCATATATCAACACAATGAGATAATGAGATAATAACAAGACTCAAGTGCCTTCCTTGCATGCTAAACAACTGAATTTAGTCACAGGCATTTGCCAGCCTCTTCCGTGCTATTGTGTGATGTCAGAAGTTTATGTTCTGTCAATAAAGGGTCTTCCAGCAGGCTGTGCAATACGTTGGTACACATATCTGTTGTGAGTTTCCAGAAGTTATTCTTGAAACTTACACATCATTCCCTGAGTTATTCTCTTTTAACACTCTTGAGGGCATTCTGATGTGTCAGTGGAACATATCTAATAAATTCATTCTGAGACAGCGTTTGGAATATCATAAGAGATCTtaagaacaaaaacagacaaatacaccaTAATCAACAATACCTGGAGATTTAAAGATTAACTTGTCTAGCCTAATAAGATTTTCACATCAATTTCCCCTGAAATATCAGACCCATCTGTATGGAAGCTATTTATTTGAACCAAGACAGATTTTAAGTCTAGCAGGCTGGGAAATTTTTATCCTAAATGCAAGCAAGATGTGTTCACCTATAAAAACCACATCAGTAAAACGGTGCAATCTGTATGGTATTTTTGACCAATAGTGCTAACAGAGACTTTAGTTTTTTTCCTCCTACATTTCTTTCTCAATTCATGCAGgttaattttcacaaaatttaTGAGTATTTTATCCAGTATGTTTCATCTGAAAGCTTCTCGTTAGGCATTCTAAAGGAAAGGGGTGAACAGTCCTGGTTTTAATGCATTTATCAGTGTTAGATTATTAATATCAGTTTAAAGATGACTATTATTCTGCCATCAGGTTTTCTAAATAAGGGAATGCTTGACTCTTTGGTTGATTTTTACTCTGAAACTCAAACTAAGAATGAAGCTGTCTACCCCTCTGGCCTAAAGTTTATTGTAGTAAACCCACATGCAAATCATTTTTGAAAACTTTCCTATTATACTCATCTATTCCACTacgttttttcttcttttagtgtCAGCTAAACCAAGACCCCACAGCGATGAATATTCCAAGAAGATTCCTCCTCCCAAACCGAAGCGAAATCCGAACACTCAGCTGAGCACATCTTTCGATGAAACGTACATCAAAAAGCATGGGCCCCGGAGGACGTCGCTGCCGCGGGACTCCTCCTTGTCCCATATGGGCAGCCCCGCGGGAGACCCCGAGGAAGAGGAGCCCGTGTACATCGAGATGGTGGGGAACATTCTCAGAGACTTCAGGAAGGAGGACGACGACCAGAGCGAGGCCGTCTACGAGGAAATGAAGTACCCTATCTTTGACGACTTGGGCCAAGACGCCAAATGTGACTTCGACCATCACAGCTGTTCTTCGCAGTGTGCTACTCCCACGGTGCCTGACTTGGACTTCACCAAGGCCTCAGTGCCATGCCCCCCCAAGGGGCTGCTTTGCGACATCCCCCCGCCCTTCCCCAACCTGCTTTCTCACAGACCCCCGCTGCTGGTATTTCCCCCCGCCCCCGTGCATTGCTCCCCCAACTCCGACGAGTCCCCGCTTACCCCTCTGGAGGTCACGAAGCTTCCCGTGCTGGAAAACGTGTCTTACATGAAACAGCCAGCCGGGGCGTCGCCCTCCACGCTGCCGTCCCACGTCCCCGGCCATGCGAAACTGGAGAAAGAGCAGGCCGCGGCCCTGGgacctgcctctgccacccctgcgCTCTCCTCGTCGCCCCCACCCCCGTCTACGCTGTACCGAACCCAGTCTCCCCATGGCTACCCTAAAAGTCActccacctctccctcccccGTCAGCATGGGGAGGTCCCTGACTCCCCTGAGCCTCAAAAGGCCTCCCCCTTACGACGCTGTGCATTCGGGCAGCCTCTCAAGGAGCTCTCCTTCAGTGCCTCACTCGACCCCCAGACCCGTGTCGCAAGATGGGGCCAAGATGGTCAACGCCGCGGTGAACACCTACGGGGCAGCCCCGGGTGGCTCCCGGTCCCGGACACCCACGAGCCCGCTGGAGGAGCTGACCAGCCTCTTCTCCTCCGGCCGCAGCCTGCTGCGCAAGTCGTCCAGTGGCCGGCGCTCCAAAGAGCCTGCAGAGAGTAAGTGTGCAGGGCCTGCCTGAGCCCCAGAGCCCAGTGCCAGGCTTACAGCCAGGGTGAAGCCCATTGTGTGCAGATAACGCACAGAGTACAGGGTCTTGAGGCCTTGGAGTTGAAATCTTAGCATGCAAACAAAATGTGTTAGTTCATTTTTGCCATGCTAAACCAAATAGTGTATCCTGAAAGTATTAAAAATGGCAGTCTGCAAAATACACTATTTCCTATTTAAAAGAAGagtgattttgaaaaataaggtATAAAATCTAAATTCTTGCAATGGTCCTGGAAAGTTGAACAGTGAAAATAGGGACCACTATGGAATTTTAGGTATGTGCAGATAACGCACGGAGTACGTGGTCTTGGGGCCTTTGAGTTGCAATCTTAACGTGCAAAATGTGTTAATTCACTTTTGCCACACTAAGCCAAATAGTGTATCTTGAACGTAAGctgaaagaattaaaaatgacAATCTGCacaatataacatttttaaataggaaatgTTATATTCCTATTGAAAAgaagagtgtttaaaaaaaagtacaaaaactaagTTCTTACAATGGCCCTGGAAAGTCAAACAGTGAAAACAGAGACCACTATGGAATTTTTAGGTAAATACCTTGTTttgggggcagggaggtggggggcggaATTAAACATTCAAACATGCAATTGATAAATGTTAAAACTTGCCTTCATCTTATATTAAAACActtcttgaggccaggcatggtggctcgcgcctgtaatcccagcactttgggaggccgaggcggtcagatcacgaggccaggcgatcaagaccatcctggttaacactgtgaaaccccatctctactaaaaatacaaagaaaattagccgggtgtggtggcgggcacctttagtcccagctacgcgggaggctgaggcaggagaatggcacgaacccgggaggcagagcttgtagtgagcccagatcatgccactgctctccagcctgggcgatagagcaagactctgtctcaaaaacaaaaaacaagaaacaaaaaacaaaacaaaaaaaccttcttGAGCAAATTCCCATTAGAAAACCTGTGTTGGAAAGAAAGCAGTTTGATTAGAACTTAGGATCTTCTTTGACATACAAAATGATTCTGTCTGTATACTTCATGTTCTTGTATTTTTACCATTACTATAAATGAGAATAGAcccattattttccttttaaaagccATGGTGATTTTACATCTTATTTCTATGATACTCTTCCTAGATCCATCAATATATAACTTACAGAAAAGTCACTAAGGTGGTGAACATTACTTTTACTACTGAATTTCAAAGACTAGGAAATTTATCTATCTGAATGACTAACACCTTTATGAGTATTAAATCAATTCACAAGTATATAGTAAAGTCAAAACAGACCCAGATTAGTTTTTTCTATGTCCATTTCattaaattacatttctttctcttatttaaaaatgccATAGGCACCTAAGCTGATAATTAATCACTTACATCTCAAGTAATCCCTCcatgtgattttttatttatctattcatacACTCATACTGAGAACTTTccttaaaggaaaagaaactctCAATACTTTTGATGATGAAAATGACAATGGCATTTTTTAGATAATTAATAATCCTTGGTAGTTACAAGccactaattctttttttccctttacccAGAGACTTATGAAAATGTTAGCTACTTCAATAATTGCCcccaaaacattttaattacctAAGTGAAAGGCAGACATTTCTAATATATTAGGCATGTCTGGAGTTATATGCttgcatatgtacatacatacataaaattattttaagaattgaATTTAAAACTAGGAACAATCTATTTCTAGAGCAGTTGTCAACTAGGGCAATTTGTCCCctgggatatttggcaatgtctagagctGTTATTGGTTGTTACTACAGGGGGTGTTACTGACATCTATTGGGTAAAAGCCAGAGATGCTGCTTAACAGCATGTAATGCACAAGACTGCCACCTGAtcccacacagacacaaagaatgATCTGGTCTacaatgtcaatagtgccaaggctgGAAAACCCTGGTCTAGATAATTTACTAAAGTTTAAAGTTTCTTCCAGATAATTCATTGATTGATTTGGTTTTCACACAGATCAAATAAGGTAtttagaataagagaaaatattttttaaacattttatttaaaaatacataatgggTATTGTGAAATTAATAGAAGTTTCATCTTAGAATTGGTGAGACAATTGCATTTCCTCCCTACCTATCAGCTTCTTTGGAGGATCCTTAACAGCTCCAGCTGGCAGCTATGCCaattaactagaaaaaaaagtatatgtaaaaGAAATGATTAACTAATGAAGCTATTTCAAGAAAAATCCATCTGTTAGAATCAGTCTATGTGCTATATGTCACAGACTTCCCCATCCGACTCCAAAAACAAGCTTTGTGTACTTCTAAAACAAAGCTTGTACATGGAAGAGTGGTCAAGGCTCTTTATAGCTTTTAGGGAGCCAAGGATTGAATTATTTCACATGTGCTATTAACCATGCATCAACTCTGCAGAGAAAGGGCATGCCTCTGAGTTACATTAAcctcaatattttactttatgtaaatggaaGGGAGGAAAACTGCAGGTAATACAAAtgaataatcaaaaaatcaaatggaCAAACCAAATTGCTGTTTATTTTTGACTCTCGAGGAAAGTAGAAAGACACCATTAGTTGCTCACAAAATCAAAAGGGCTCTCAGAATCTTTCCATAATGCAAAACATAGAACCAAAATTGTTAATTGGGAATTAACTAGTA
Protein-coding sequences here:
- the NYAP2 gene encoding neuronal tyrosine-phosphorylated phosphoinositide-3-kinase adapter 2 isoform X1, with the protein product MISSKMMSSNPEEDPLDTFLQYIEDMGMKAYDGLVIQNASDIARENDRLRNETNLAYLKEKNEKRRRQEEAIKRIGGEVGRGHEGSYVGKHFRMGFMTMPAPQDRLPHPCSSGFSVRSQSLHSVGGTDDDSSCGSRRQPPPKPKRDPSTKLSTSSETVSSTAASKSGKPPERTEVSAKPRPHSDEYSKKIPPPKPKRNPNTQLSTSFDETYIKKHGPRRTSLPRDSSLSHMGSPAGDPEEEEPVYIEMVGNILRDFRKEDDDQSEAVYEEMKYPIFDDLGQDAKCDFDHHSCSSQCATPTVPDLDFTKASVPCPPKGLLCDIPPPFPNLLSHRPPLLVFPPAPVHCSPNSDESPLTPLEVTKLPVLENVSYMKQPAGASPSTLPSHVPGHAKLEKEQAAALGPASATPALSSSPPPPSTLYRTQSPHGYPKSHSTSPSPVSMGRSLTPLSLKRPPPYDAVHSGSLSRSSPSVPHSTPRPVSQDGAKMVNAAVNTYGAAPGGSRSRTPTSPLEELTSLFSSGRSLLRKSSSGRRSKEPAEKSTEELKVRSHSTEPLPKLDNKERGHHGASSSREPVKAQEWDGTPGPPVVTSRLGRCSVSPTLLAGNHSSEPKVSCKLGRSASTSGVPPPSVTPLRQSSDLQQSQVACMQWFHGDHTMLEMIEKKRCLCKEIKARQKTEKGLCKQDSMPILPSWKKNAGAKKYSPPPYSKQQTVFWDTAI
- the NYAP2 gene encoding neuronal tyrosine-phosphorylated phosphoinositide-3-kinase adapter 2 isoform X2, yielding MISSKMMSSNPEEDPLDTFLQYIEDMGMKAYDGLVIQNASDIARENDRLRNETNLAYLKEKNEKRRRQEEAIKRIGGEVGRGHEGSYVGKHFRMGFMTMPAPQDRLPHPCSSGFSVRSQSLHSVGGTDDDSSCGSRRQPPPKPKRDPSTKLSTSSETVSSTAASKSGKPPERTEVSAKPRPHSDEYSKKIPPPKPKRNPNTQLSTSFDETYIKKHGPRRTSLPRDSSLSHMGSPAGDPEEEEPVYIEMVGNILRDFRKEDDDQSEAVYEEMKYPIFDDLGQDAKCDFDHHSCSSQCATPTVPDLDFTKASVPCPPKGLLCDIPPPFPNLLSHRPPLLVFPPAPVHCSPNSDESPLTPLEVTKLPVLENVSYMKQPAGASPSTLPSHVPGHAKLEKEQAAALGPASATPALSSSPPPPSTLYRTQSPHGYPKSHSTSPSPVSMGRSLTPLSLKRPPPYDAVHSGSLSRSSPSVPHSTPRPVSQDGAKMVNAAVNTYGAAPGGSRSRTPTSPLEELTSLFSSGRSLLRKSSSGRRSKEPAEKSTEELKVRSHSTEPLPKLDNKERGHHGASSSREPVKAQEWDGTPGPPVVTSRLGRCSVSPTLLAGNHSSEPKVSCKLGRSASTSGVPPPSVTPLRQSSDLQQSQI